In the genome of Campylobacter concisus, the window ATATGATAGAAAACAACTCTTTTGCTACAGCAGTCTCTAATATTGAGAATTTTTATACTAACTATGGTGATTTTGCTACAAAAAAAGAAGAAATAGACGAAATTTTGGATGACGTAAAAGACTCCCAAGAAAAAATAAATAATGCTTATAGCGAAATTTACGATATAGACGATAGGAGCATAGCACTAAAAGACTCGAGTAGTATTTTAAATAATTTAAGGCAAGCCAATAATGATGCTGTAAAAATAAGAAAAACATATATAAATTTTTATGGACAAAAAGACAGCGAAGGCAACCAGACACAAGGTATTGTTTCTAAACTCGAGTCTGCTTGTAGCGAAATAGAAGAATCGGAAGATAAAATAAATGAGCTAAAAGATTTTTATGACGAGGTATTTAATGGGATTACGGATGATAATGATCCAAAAAACAATAAAAAGTCATGGGTAGACTTTTTGGATGAAAAAAAAGAATATGTAAATAATATGATTGAACAGGGGGAAAATGACTTTAAAAATTTAAAGAATAAGATAAATTCATTGCTTCCTGGCGCAACTTCCGCTGGGTTAGCTAGGGCATATATGAGACAAAGAAGAATAACGGAAAAGAAAGTAGAAAAGTGGAATCGTATTTTTAATTGGGCTATAGTAACATTTGCTGTTGCTTTCTTGTTTTATTTTATTTTAGCTATATATTTAAACACTTTTGGTTTTGTTGATTTTTTTAAAAGTTTACCATTGTGGGTATTTAGTGGATTTTTTATTTATTACTCAACACAACAGATTTCTGAGTACAAGAAAACAGCCGATGAATATAGGCACAAAGAAGCCTTAGCGTCATCTTATATTGGCTTTGAGCGTCTTATATTGGAATCTGGAAATATAGAATTGAGAGATAAGCTTTTAGAAATAGCTACTGATGCTATCGGTGTTAATCCCAGTGATAGAATAAATTCTAGCGGGCAAATTCCAAGTTTAACATTTTTAGAAAAAATTATAGATTTACTTCCATCTGAAAGTCTGAGGAAACTTTATGACAAAATAGGTAATTCTCTAAATATCGCAAAAAAATAATAACTTTATACATTTTTTAGGAAACTCATAATCTAAACTATCCGTAAAAAGCGGAGAGTTTAGATGAATAACGATTTAGATTTGATCAAAAAAGCTTTAGCGATCTTGAAAATCACAAGGTTTATAAAAAAAGTTTTTTAAATTTACACTCTATGCAAAATAATACACAATATTTTATACGTTATTTTACCAACACATCCAAATAATCCGCCCACCATTGCATTAACATCTTCATATCTGCTAAATTTTGAGCTCTATTGTAAGCTTCTCTTACTTTATCCTTGTCCTTGTGTGCAAGGCATCGTTCGATGATGTCAGCATGACAACCATGTTCATTTCTTTTTTCGTTGGCCATAGTTGAAAACATCGCACGAAAGCCATGAGAAACGATCTCGTCTTTGCTATATCCCATGCGTCTTAGTGCTGTATTTAATGTATTTTCACTCATTGGGCGGCTTTTGGATAGTGTGCTGGGAAAAAGATACCCTTCGGTATTTCTACAAATTTTTGCATAGTCTTTTAATAAATTTACGACTTGATCAGCTAGCGGTAGTCTAAAAGCCTCTTTCATTTTCATTTTATCTGCTTTAATCGTCCAAATTTTTGTGGACAGATCAAACTCATCCCACTGGGCAGCCCTAACATTAAATGGACGCATAGCGGTGTAGATCGCAAGCTTTAGTGCAACTTTTGTTTTTATGTCACCATTATATCCGTCTACTGACACAAGTAGCGTACGTATCTCATTTTCATCTGTGATAGTAGGGAAATTTTTAGGCTTTGCGATTTTAAAGGCGTATTTGAAATTTATATCGGCCACGACGTTGTGAGCAACTATCTCATAGGTGACAGCGTATCTAAAAATTTGATTTAGCAAGATAAATACACGCTTGATGGTTTCTAAATTCCCAGCTTTTTCTATGGTCTTTAATACATCTATTATTTCTACTGCTTTTATATTGTCCAATGGTCGATCGCCTAAATAAGGTGCAACGTGCTTGTTAAAAATCAAATTTTGTTTTTTTAAGTAGTTTGGAGTTATGTTTTCGGATTTTATATCTAGCCATTTTGTAGCGATATCGTTTAGTGTTGTTTTGCTACTCTTTTTACTTATTAGCGGATCAATACCGTCTAATATTTGAGCGGCCAGCTCCCTGCGTTTTTCTCTGGCGGCTGAGAGGCTAAGATCAGGATAATTACCCAGGGCCATTCGGCGTGTTTTTAATGTAAGAGGACTTTTATATTCAAGTGCAAAAAATTTACGACCGCCTGGCTCGATGAAAATAAATAAATTTTGTCCGTCAGATTTTTTATAAAC includes:
- a CDS encoding integrase, with the protein product MPKINPPLTDTAIRALKPKDKVYKKSDGQNLFIFIEPGGRKFFALEYKSPLTLKTRRMALGNYPDLSLSAAREKRRELAAQILDGIDPLISKKSSKTTLNDIATKWLDIKSENITPNYLKKQNLIFNKHVAPYLGDRPLDNIKAVEIIDVLKTIEKAGNLETIKRVFILLNQIFRYAVTYEIVAHNVVADINFKYAFKIAKPKNFPTITDENEIRTLLVSVDGYNGDIKTKVALKLAIYTAMRPFNVRAAQWDEFDLSTKIWTIKADKMKMKEAFRLPLADQVVNLLKDYAKICRNTEGYLFPSTLSKSRPMSENTLNTALRRMGYSKDEIVSHGFRAMFSTMANEKRNEHGCHADIIERCLAHKDKDKVREAYNRAQNLADMKMLMQWWADYLDVLVK